One genomic window of Leptotrichia shahii includes the following:
- the argF gene encoding ornithine carbamoyltransferase: MLKGKSFLKLLDFTTEELQYLLDLSKKLKADKKNGTEKKMMSGKNIALIFEKTSTRTRCAFEVGAYDQGANVTYIGPSVSQIGDKESMEDTAKVLGRFYDGIEYRGYGQELVETLAEHSSVPVWNGLTTEFHPTQVLADFLTILEKKGTLKGIKFAYLGDGKNNMASSLMIGAAKFGMDFTIVAPKEYFPDKELAETALKLAEENGGRISFTDDRIGGVKDADIVYTDVWVSMGESYDVWEERIDRLSYYQVNSELIKHAKDDYLFMHCLPAFHDLNTKVAKEIEKKYGIKEMEVTDEVFRSKNSVVFDEAENRMHTIKAVMVATLGDGEYPL; this comes from the coding sequence ATGTTAAAAGGAAAATCATTTTTAAAATTATTAGATTTTACAACGGAGGAGTTGCAGTATTTACTGGATTTATCAAAAAAATTGAAGGCAGATAAGAAAAATGGAACTGAGAAAAAAATGATGTCTGGAAAAAATATTGCTTTGATTTTTGAGAAAACTTCTACTAGAACGAGATGTGCTTTTGAAGTGGGAGCTTATGATCAAGGTGCAAATGTTACTTATATTGGACCTTCTGTGTCACAAATTGGGGACAAGGAGTCTATGGAAGATACTGCGAAAGTTTTAGGAAGATTTTATGATGGAATTGAGTACCGAGGATATGGACAGGAATTGGTCGAAACTTTGGCGGAACATTCTAGTGTACCTGTGTGGAATGGGCTTACAACTGAGTTTCATCCGACACAGGTTTTAGCGGATTTTTTGACTATTTTGGAAAAAAAGGGAACTTTGAAAGGAATTAAGTTTGCATATCTTGGGGATGGGAAAAATAATATGGCAAGTTCACTTATGATTGGTGCAGCAAAATTTGGGATGGATTTTACGATTGTTGCTCCAAAAGAATATTTTCCAGATAAAGAACTAGCTGAAACTGCTTTGAAACTGGCTGAGGAAAATGGAGGACGTATTTCATTTACGGATGATAGAATTGGCGGAGTGAAGGATGCGGATATTGTTTATACGGATGTGTGGGTGTCGATGGGAGAATCTTATGATGTGTGGGAAGAAAGAATAGATCGGCTTTCATATTATCAGGTAAATAGCGAGCTTATAAAACACGCAAAGGATGATTACTTGTTTATGCACTGTCTGCCTGCATTTCATGACTTGAATACAAAAGTTGCAAAGGAAATTGAGAAGAAGTACGGAATTAAGGAAATGGAAGTTACCGATGAAGTTTTTAGAAGTAAAAATTCTGTTGTATTCGATGAGGCGGAAAATCGGATGCATACAATAAAGGCTGTGATGGTGGCAACTTTAGGAGATGGAGAATATCCTTTATAA
- a CDS encoding DUF4870 domain-containing protein codes for MDNNRISEQKSIAGLRANAAAFLVNLSFFTIIGGLIVPIFALILEDKNSFVRSYAKQTMAIWVLLIVSGVLNFIIIIGNILYFIIFIVLAILQIIATISSILEKEFKIPYVEKIINLLFLH; via the coding sequence ATGGATAATAATAGAATTAGCGAACAGAAGTCTATTGCAGGTTTAAGGGCTAATGCTGCCGCTTTTCTTGTAAATTTGAGTTTTTTTACAATAATTGGAGGCTTAATAGTTCCAATTTTTGCATTGATTTTAGAAGATAAGAATAGTTTTGTGAGATCATACGCAAAACAAACTATGGCTATATGGGTTTTATTAATTGTTTCAGGAGTGTTAAATTTTATTATAATTATTGGAAATATTTTATATTTTATAATTTTTATTGTGTTGGCTATATTGCAAATTATTGCAACTATTTCATCAATTTTGGAAAAGGAATTTAAAATTCCTTATGTTGAAAAAATTATAAATCTTTTGTTTTTACATTAA
- the dnaX gene encoding DNA polymerase III subunit gamma/tau, with amino-acid sequence MLNITLYRKYRPQNFDEIAGQEFVLRAIKNSLRENKLSHAYLFTGPRGVGKTTIARLIAKGVNCLNSENVTDNPCGKCENCREISSGISMDMIEIDAASNRGIDEIRELKEKINYQPVKGRKKIYIIDEVHMLTKEAFNALLKTLEEPPAHVIFILATTEIDKIPDTVISRCQRYDFLPIDKKDIKKLLQNVAKKENIKIDDASLDLIYRKSEGSARDSFSIFEQVVSNFNNEEINLEKTQKALGVVPYVILEEFLNLIKKSDKEKLVDFIDKIWEDGLVIETFLKDFSYYLKEQFKKQTDLSVDFLLDTISAIFFTLNEFKYEEDKRLLGYVLVYELYKNQKKNSNKNKILKTEDFTSNRSVIDKNYIKDVSDHIYKKVMSQISENSEIVNPAVTVEMTDVKKIKRAEELENMEKADKNYDISVFSEKWRKILSGIKKESVMLGALSIECKPDRVEEGVLFIRFPSNQKFHSEQLMIPEKKVKVEKVINQICNSDIEIKTFFENDDTKNGEDKFLKDAVKFFDGEILEKK; translated from the coding sequence ATGTTGAATATTACATTATATAGAAAATATCGACCGCAGAATTTTGATGAAATTGCGGGGCAGGAATTTGTGTTGAGGGCTATAAAAAATTCCCTTAGGGAGAATAAGCTGTCACACGCGTATTTATTCACAGGGCCACGTGGTGTTGGGAAAACTACTATTGCTAGGCTTATTGCTAAAGGTGTGAATTGTTTGAATAGTGAAAATGTGACGGATAATCCTTGTGGAAAATGTGAAAATTGTCGTGAAATTTCTTCTGGGATCTCGATGGATATGATTGAAATTGATGCAGCTTCTAATCGTGGGATTGATGAAATTCGTGAATTAAAGGAAAAGATAAATTATCAGCCTGTTAAAGGAAGAAAAAAAATATATATAATTGATGAAGTTCATATGCTTACAAAGGAGGCATTTAATGCACTTTTAAAAACATTGGAAGAACCGCCGGCACACGTTATATTTATTCTTGCGACAACAGAGATTGATAAGATTCCAGATACTGTTATTTCCAGATGTCAGCGTTATGATTTTTTACCAATTGATAAGAAGGATATAAAAAAATTGCTTCAAAATGTGGCAAAAAAGGAGAACATTAAGATTGATGATGCAAGTCTGGATTTAATTTATCGGAAGTCTGAAGGAAGTGCAAGGGATAGTTTTTCTATTTTTGAGCAAGTTGTATCAAATTTTAATAATGAGGAAATTAATCTTGAAAAGACTCAGAAAGCCTTGGGAGTGGTGCCTTATGTGATTTTAGAGGAATTTCTGAATTTGATAAAAAAAAGTGATAAGGAAAAACTTGTTGATTTTATTGACAAGATTTGGGAAGATGGACTTGTAATCGAAACTTTTTTAAAGGATTTTTCCTATTATTTGAAAGAGCAGTTTAAAAAGCAAACAGATTTATCAGTGGATTTTTTACTGGACACAATAAGTGCGATTTTTTTTACTTTGAATGAATTTAAGTATGAAGAGGATAAAAGATTGCTCGGGTATGTGCTTGTGTATGAACTTTATAAAAATCAGAAGAAAAATTCAAATAAAAATAAAATTTTGAAAACTGAAGATTTCACTTCAAATAGATCTGTTATTGATAAAAATTATATTAAAGATGTGTCAGATCATATTTATAAAAAAGTTATGAGTCAAATTTCAGAAAACTCAGAAATTGTAAATCCAGCTGTTACAGTGGAAATGACTGATGTAAAAAAAATAAAAAGAGCAGAAGAATTAGAAAACATGGAAAAAGCTGACAAAAATTACGATATTTCAGTTTTTTCTGAAAAATGGAGAAAAATTTTATCTGGAATAAAAAAGGAAAGTGTAATGCTAGGGGCATTATCAATAGAATGCAAGCCAGATAGAGTGGAAGAAGGAGTGCTTTTTATAAGATTTCCAAGTAATCAGAAATTTCATAGTGAACAGCTTATGATACCAGAAAAGAAAGTAAAAGTTGAAAAAGTTATTAATCAAATTTGTAATTCAGATATTGAAATAAAAACTTTTTTTGAAAATGATGATACTAAAAATGGAGAGGATAAATTTTTGAAGGATGCAGTAAAGTTTTTTGATGGTGAAATTTTAGAAAAAAAATAA
- the rplI gene encoding 50S ribosomal protein L9, whose product MKIKVILKENIKGVGKKDEIVEVKDGYANNFLLSKNKAILATPENVNKLKAKNEKLQKNHDRDVKNAKALKETLASKEIVLKVKAGENNKVFGSIGAKEIVQAIKEQLNIDIDKKKVSADSKVKEIGVHNVELKLHSEVKANLKVRVEAK is encoded by the coding sequence ATGAAAATTAAAGTAATTTTGAAGGAAAACATAAAAGGTGTAGGGAAAAAAGATGAAATTGTAGAAGTAAAAGATGGATATGCAAATAACTTTTTGTTAAGTAAAAATAAGGCGATACTTGCAACGCCTGAAAATGTTAATAAATTAAAGGCAAAAAATGAAAAACTCCAAAAAAATCATGATAGAGATGTAAAAAATGCTAAAGCGTTGAAGGAAACTTTGGCTTCAAAGGAAATCGTGCTAAAAGTGAAGGCTGGGGAAAATAATAAAGTGTTTGGTTCAATTGGGGCCAAGGAAATTGTGCAGGCTATAAAAGAGCAGTTAAATATTGATATTGATAAAAAGAAAGTTTCAGCAGATTCTAAAGTGAAAGAAATTGGAGTGCATAATGTGGAATTGAAGCTTCATTCGGAAGTAAAGGCTAACTTAAAAGTTAGGGTTGAGGCTAAATAG
- the dnaB gene encoding replicative DNA helicase, producing MGLYDEDGKNSEPYSIEAEEALLGSVFINPNVIGDVVDIITAEDFYKNNYKLIFSEMINAYNSGKIIDVLLIIESLKKKELMDEVGDEEVIYDLTEVVPTAANAVNYAQIIKDKSVQRQLIAIGEKIVRMATRGYEETDAMLDKSESMIFKIAESKQKKEIVKLSELVQSKVKRLDDGSEAKGKITGISSGFSRYDSITSGFHGSDLIILAARPAMGKTAFALNLAINVAKQGKGVLIYSLEMGNEQLFDRLVASESRVRLKGIKDGTLTSEELVTLGDGLGRLSEMPIYISDSASVTMLEIKANARRLKAEGKLDFMLIDYLQLISPSTNSRKSREQEISEISRSLKILAKELNIPIVTLSQLSRGVEQRVDKRPILSDLRESGAIEQDADMVMFLYRESYYNKDTATEVNNVNIPEKYVKKPQDLPKTGEKQEMEKVELIIGKHRSGPTGTIELGFFPNYQQFVNVVDDEFAPSAE from the coding sequence ATGGGGTTATACGATGAAGATGGGAAAAATAGCGAACCGTATAGCATAGAAGCTGAAGAAGCACTTCTTGGGTCTGTTTTTATAAATCCTAATGTTATAGGAGATGTTGTTGATATTATAACAGCTGAAGATTTTTATAAAAATAATTATAAACTGATTTTTTCTGAAATGATAAATGCCTATAATTCTGGGAAAATAATTGACGTGCTTTTGATAATTGAATCCTTGAAAAAAAAGGAATTAATGGATGAGGTTGGAGATGAAGAAGTTATTTATGATTTGACTGAAGTTGTGCCAACTGCTGCAAATGCTGTTAATTATGCCCAAATTATAAAGGATAAGTCTGTTCAGCGCCAATTAATAGCCATTGGGGAAAAAATTGTAAGAATGGCTACACGTGGGTATGAGGAAACAGATGCGATGCTTGATAAATCAGAAAGCATGATTTTTAAAATTGCAGAATCTAAACAGAAAAAAGAAATTGTAAAATTATCTGAATTAGTTCAATCTAAAGTAAAACGGCTAGATGATGGTTCGGAAGCTAAAGGAAAAATAACTGGCATTTCTTCAGGATTTAGTAGATATGACAGTATAACAAGCGGGTTTCACGGGTCTGACCTGATAATTCTTGCGGCACGTCCTGCAATGGGAAAAACTGCTTTTGCATTGAATCTTGCAATAAATGTTGCAAAGCAAGGAAAAGGAGTGCTTATATACAGTTTGGAAATGGGAAATGAGCAGTTGTTTGACAGGCTTGTGGCAAGTGAGTCGAGAGTTAGGTTAAAGGGAATAAAGGATGGAACATTGACTTCAGAAGAGCTTGTAACTTTGGGAGATGGGCTTGGGCGGCTTTCTGAGATGCCAATTTATATTTCAGATTCTGCAAGTGTGACAATGCTGGAAATAAAGGCTAATGCAAGACGGTTAAAGGCTGAAGGGAAGCTGGATTTTATGCTAATTGACTATTTGCAGTTAATAAGCCCTTCGACAAATTCGAGAAAAAGTCGTGAGCAGGAAATATCTGAAATTTCACGTTCACTAAAAATACTTGCAAAAGAGCTGAATATTCCAATTGTGACACTTTCACAATTATCCCGTGGAGTGGAGCAGAGAGTTGATAAAAGACCAATTTTATCAGATTTGCGAGAATCGGGAGCAATTGAACAGGATGCGGATATGGTAATGTTTTTATACCGTGAAAGCTATTATAACAAGGATACTGCAACAGAAGTAAACAATGTAAATATTCCAGAAAAATATGTTAAAAAACCGCAGGACTTGCCAAAGACTGGAGAAAAACAAGAAATGGAAAAAGTTGAACTGATAATTGGAAAGCACAGAAGTGGACCGACTGGTACGATAGAATTGGGATTTTTCCCGAATTATCAGCAATTTGTAAATGTTGTGGACGATGAATTTGCACCGTCTGCAGAGTAA
- a CDS encoding peptidase U32 family protein, giving the protein METKKRVELLAPAGNMEKLKTAFHFGADACFVGGSAFNLRGMSSNFKNKELKEAVDYVHSLGKKIYVTLNIFAHNTEIEYMPRFIKKLDEFGVDAVIVADLGVFQMVREHAPNMKIHVSTQANNTNWMSVKTWKDMGAKRVILAREMSLKEIKTIREKVPDVEIEVFIHGAMCMAYSGRCLLSNYFTNRDANRGICAQDCRWNYKVIAEGHEETGAHDIVENEEGTYMFNAKDLCSIEFIDKIIETGVDSLKIEGRMKSIYYNSTVVKQYKRALDNYYSGNYKYDPDWLAELKTISHRQYSNGFYLGPTSEKDQNYETGLSYSQTYRLVANVLEKVDVNKYKIQIRNKVFATETLELVRPIGDAVKFKVENFLNTKNDEYQEYVNPNTIAIIETDVEMGPMDLIRIKLPEGQSDSDMDTSEF; this is encoded by the coding sequence ATGGAAACAAAAAAAAGAGTAGAATTATTAGCACCAGCTGGAAATATGGAAAAGTTAAAGACAGCCTTTCATTTTGGAGCTGATGCGTGTTTTGTTGGAGGAAGTGCATTTAATTTAAGGGGAATGTCTTCAAATTTTAAAAATAAGGAGTTAAAGGAAGCTGTGGATTATGTTCATAGTCTGGGGAAAAAAATATATGTAACTTTAAATATTTTTGCACATAATACAGAAATTGAATATATGCCAAGATTTATAAAGAAACTTGATGAATTTGGCGTAGATGCAGTAATTGTAGCTGATCTGGGAGTTTTTCAGATGGTTAGGGAACATGCTCCAAATATGAAGATTCATGTAAGTACTCAGGCGAACAATACAAACTGGATGAGTGTAAAAACTTGGAAGGATATGGGAGCAAAAAGAGTCATTTTGGCAAGGGAAATGTCACTTAAAGAAATCAAGACTATACGTGAAAAAGTGCCTGATGTGGAAATAGAGGTATTTATTCATGGAGCAATGTGTATGGCTTATTCTGGAAGATGTCTTTTAAGCAACTATTTTACAAATCGTGATGCGAACCGTGGAATTTGTGCACAGGATTGTCGTTGGAACTATAAGGTTATTGCAGAAGGGCATGAGGAAACTGGAGCTCATGATATTGTGGAAAATGAAGAAGGAACATACATGTTTAATGCTAAAGACTTGTGTTCGATAGAATTTATTGATAAAATAATTGAAACAGGGGTAGATTCATTAAAAATTGAGGGAAGAATGAAAAGTATTTATTATAACTCGACTGTTGTAAAACAATATAAGAGAGCATTAGATAATTATTATTCTGGAAATTATAAATATGATCCTGATTGGCTGGCTGAGCTTAAAACTATTAGTCATAGACAATATTCAAATGGATTTTATTTAGGGCCTACTTCTGAAAAGGATCAAAATTATGAAACTGGACTTTCTTATAGCCAAACTTATAGGCTTGTTGCAAATGTGCTAGAAAAAGTTGATGTGAACAAGTATAAGATTCAAATAAGAAATAAAGTTTTTGCGACTGAAACTTTGGAATTGGTTCGTCCAATTGGAGATGCTGTTAAATTTAAAGTGGAAAACTTTTTAAATACAAAAAACGATGAGTATCAAGAGTATGTAAATCCAAATACAATCGCTATTATTGAAACAGATGTGGAAATGGGTCCAATGGATCTCATTAGAATAAAACTTCCTGAAGGACAATCGGATAGTGATATGGATACATCAGAATTTTAA
- a CDS encoding response regulator transcription factor, giving the protein MREKILVIEDDPKISRLLEIELKFEGFDVFFAYDGKEGLNMAKYGSYDIILLDVMLPKMSGMEVCKRIRETSQVPIIMLTAKDEISDKVVGFDYGADDYMTKPFSNEELLARIKALLRRTKKSVVHKGIFEFEDLTINYSTYEVFRDYGKNLIQLSKREFELLDFLVLNKGIVLSRDKILEEVWGFDYIGNDNILDLYIKYLRDKIDKPYERRFIQTVRGIGFIFK; this is encoded by the coding sequence ATGAGAGAAAAAATATTAGTAATCGAAGATGATCCTAAAATTTCAAGACTACTTGAAATTGAATTAAAGTTTGAGGGGTTTGATGTATTTTTTGCGTACGATGGTAAAGAAGGGCTAAATATGGCTAAATATGGTTCGTATGACATTATTCTTCTGGATGTAATGCTTCCTAAAATGAGTGGAATGGAAGTCTGCAAAAGAATAAGGGAAACTTCGCAAGTACCTATTATTATGCTTACAGCTAAAGATGAAATTAGTGATAAGGTAGTTGGATTTGATTATGGGGCAGATGACTATATGACAAAACCATTTTCAAATGAAGAATTACTTGCTAGAATAAAAGCTCTTCTTAGAAGAACTAAAAAATCAGTTGTTCATAAGGGAATATTTGAATTTGAAGATTTGACAATTAATTATTCTACTTATGAAGTGTTTAGAGATTATGGAAAGAATCTTATTCAGCTTTCAAAGAGAGAATTTGAATTGCTTGACTTTTTAGTATTAAATAAAGGGATTGTTTTATCAAGAGATAAAATTTTGGAAGAAGTTTGGGGATTTGATTATATTGGAAATGACAATATTCTCGATCTGTATATTAAATATTTAAGAGATAAAATTGACAAGCCTTATGAAAGAAGATTTATTCAAACTGTAAGAGGAATTGGATTTATTTTTAAATAA
- a CDS encoding sensor histidine kinase encodes MKNLKLEDRISANYALLFLVLILVSNIILVYSLQKQSNKVLEDSANEKLKEIDSFLDKVGIFSDKTNVLTLDFNPEIVEGKKVIHVKPFNPGEDNYLYVLEIKQNKDSIIPINTIGDTDTEEASMTNESMVELLESYNLKNNVPSGKTINIEKNKYFVFKVSRVIKNYKFNIYTLKNVTNENKIYKRLEYLVILFTIIGVVITIIVSKIMSRRILKPINNVIKTAKSISTDDLSKRIEIPKEEDELQDLTLIINEMLDRLETSFENQKKFVSDASHELRTPLAIIKGYAEIIRKRGTTDIDIFVESIDSIISETDNMRNLIQKLLFLAKGEITKINTKFTDIDANEMVHQIHSDTVVSTKTHKFHLEIGENYKIKGDETLLQQAIRALIENAAKYSEPNTDIYIKSFIKDGFGRISIRDEGVGISDEDAKRIFDRFYRVDLSRTKATGGTGLGLAIVKRIVEIHNGKIEIDSKINEGTEISIVLPIGNTVVNLQEEVSKNINKEKTEKKKKVFGFLKKKNKKK; translated from the coding sequence ATGAAAAATTTAAAATTAGAAGATCGTATTTCAGCAAATTACGCTCTTCTATTTTTGGTATTAATATTAGTTTCCAATATTATTTTGGTTTATTCGCTGCAAAAGCAGTCAAATAAAGTGCTGGAAGATTCAGCTAATGAAAAGTTAAAAGAGATAGATAGCTTTTTGGATAAAGTTGGAATCTTTTCAGATAAGACAAATGTGCTTACACTTGATTTTAATCCTGAAATCGTGGAAGGAAAAAAGGTAATTCACGTAAAGCCGTTTAATCCAGGAGAGGATAATTATTTGTATGTTTTGGAAATAAAGCAAAATAAGGATTCAATAATTCCAATTAATACAATTGGGGATACTGATACAGAAGAGGCTTCCATGACTAATGAAAGTATGGTTGAATTGCTTGAAAGTTATAACTTGAAAAATAATGTTCCAAGCGGAAAGACAATAAATATTGAAAAAAATAAATATTTTGTATTTAAAGTAAGCCGTGTAATAAAAAATTATAAATTCAATATCTATACTTTAAAGAATGTTACAAATGAAAATAAAATTTATAAAAGATTGGAATATCTTGTTATTTTGTTTACAATAATCGGAGTTGTTATAACAATTATTGTTTCAAAAATAATGAGCCGCAGAATTTTAAAGCCAATTAACAATGTAATAAAAACAGCGAAAAGTATTTCAACAGATGACTTGAGCAAAAGAATAGAAATACCAAAAGAAGAAGATGAGTTGCAGGATTTGACACTTATTATAAATGAAATGCTGGATAGGCTAGAAACGTCATTTGAAAATCAGAAAAAATTTGTATCAGATGCTTCACATGAATTGCGGACACCACTTGCTATAATAAAAGGTTATGCGGAAATTATACGAAAGCGTGGAACTACGGATATTGATATATTTGTAGAGTCAATTGATTCGATAATTAGTGAAACTGATAATATGCGTAATTTAATACAAAAATTATTATTCTTGGCTAAAGGTGAAATTACAAAAATTAATACCAAGTTTACAGATATTGATGCAAATGAAATGGTTCATCAGATTCATTCTGATACAGTAGTTTCCACAAAAACTCATAAATTTCATTTAGAAATTGGAGAAAATTATAAAATTAAGGGCGATGAAACATTACTGCAACAGGCAATTAGAGCCTTAATTGAAAATGCTGCAAAATATTCAGAGCCAAATACAGATATTTATATAAAATCTTTTATAAAAGATGGATTTGGGAGAATTTCAATTCGAGATGAAGGAGTTGGAATTTCTGATGAAGATGCAAAGAGAATTTTTGACAGATTTTACAGAGTAGACTTATCGAGAACAAAAGCGACAGGTGGAACTGGACTTGGCCTTGCGATAGTTAAACGAATTGTAGAAATTCACAATGGAAAAATTGAAATTGATTCTAAAATAAATGAAGGAACAGAAATTTCAATTGTTTTACCTATTGGAAATACTGTTGTAAATTTGCAGGAGGAAGTTAGCAAAAATATAAATAAAGAAAAAACTGAAAAGAAAAAAAAGGTTTTTGGATTTTTAAAAAAGAAAAATAAGAAAAAATAA
- the glmM gene encoding phosphoglucosamine mutase, whose translation MARKYFGTDGMRGEANKDLTIDLVTSLGLALGYYLKKHRKKAGKPKIILGTDTRISGYMIRSALTAGLNSMGVNIDFVGVLPTPGVCYLTRKLKADAGIMISASHNPVKDNGIKIFSQNGYKLPDAVEEELEELMEKKDELLEKYQVAGDDLGTFKYVEDDMKIYLDYLTSTVKTNFSKLRIVIDTANGAAYRVASKVFQNLGADVIVINNIPNGKNINVNCGSTHPELLQEVVKVYKADLGLAYDGDADRLIAVDNTGAIINGDLIIAIIAEYMQHRGLLNDNKVVTTVLSNMGFEKYLDEKGIGLIRANVGDRYVLEKMKEYGLNIGGEQSGHILMLDYNTTGDGVLSSIQLVAAILESGKTLHELVKDIKLWPQDSKNILVAKEKKATWETNKELIDFIKAKEKEIAGKGRILVRASGTESLIRVMVEAESQETVDKYVEELSKKVEETLC comes from the coding sequence ATGGCTAGAAAATATTTTGGAACTGATGGAATGAGAGGAGAAGCCAATAAGGACTTGACAATTGATTTGGTTACAAGTCTTGGACTTGCTCTTGGATATTATTTAAAAAAACATAGAAAAAAAGCTGGGAAACCCAAAATTATTCTTGGAACTGATACAAGAATTTCAGGATATATGATCCGTTCAGCACTTACAGCAGGATTAAATTCTATGGGTGTAAATATTGACTTTGTTGGAGTACTTCCAACTCCTGGAGTTTGTTATTTGACTAGAAAATTAAAAGCTGATGCGGGAATTATGATTTCGGCTTCACACAATCCTGTAAAGGATAACGGAATAAAAATATTTAGTCAAAATGGTTATAAATTGCCTGATGCAGTTGAGGAAGAATTGGAAGAGTTAATGGAAAAAAAGGATGAACTTCTTGAAAAATATCAAGTTGCGGGAGATGATCTTGGAACGTTTAAATATGTAGAAGATGATATGAAAATCTATTTAGACTATTTGACTTCTACAGTAAAAACTAATTTTTCAAAATTAAGAATTGTAATTGATACTGCAAATGGTGCAGCTTATAGAGTAGCTTCAAAAGTTTTTCAAAATTTAGGTGCGGATGTTATTGTAATTAATAATATTCCAAATGGGAAAAATATTAACGTAAACTGCGGATCTACACATCCAGAGCTTCTTCAGGAAGTAGTTAAAGTCTACAAGGCTGATTTGGGACTTGCCTATGATGGGGATGCTGACAGATTAATTGCCGTTGACAATACGGGAGCTATTATAAATGGGGATTTGATTATTGCAATTATTGCTGAGTATATGCAACATAGAGGGCTTTTAAATGATAATAAAGTTGTGACTACTGTTCTTAGTAATATGGGATTTGAAAAATATTTAGATGAAAAGGGAATTGGTCTAATTCGTGCAAATGTTGGGGATAGATATGTTCTTGAAAAAATGAAGGAATATGGATTAAATATTGGTGGAGAACAATCTGGACATATTTTGATGCTTGATTATAACACAACTGGAGACGGAGTATTGTCATCAATTCAGCTAGTTGCAGCTATTTTAGAAAGCGGAAAGACTTTGCATGAACTTGTAAAAGATATTAAATTATGGCCACAAGACTCAAAAAATATTTTAGTTGCAAAGGAGAAAAAGGCAACTTGGGAAACAAATAAGGAATTAATTGACTTTATTAAGGCAAAAGAGAAAGAAATTGCTGGAAAAGGTAGAATCCTTGTAAGAGCTTCTGGAACAGAATCTTTAATAAGAGTAATGGTTGAGGCTGAAAGCCAGGAAACTGTGGATAAATATGTGGAAGAGCTGAGTAAAAAAGTGGAAGAAACTCTTTGTTAA